The following are encoded in a window of Chloroflexia bacterium SDU3-3 genomic DNA:
- a CDS encoding thiamine pyrophosphate-binding protein, with protein sequence MSKRNGHAAIIEQFLADGIDHMFGNPGTVEQGFLDALGSYPEMKYILTLQETVAVMIADGYARARQRPALVQIHSSPGLGNAIGALYQAKRGHAPLVVIGGDAGIRYQAMDAQMAADLVAMAEPVTKWATMVHDASSVLRVLRRAIKIAATPPMGPVYVCLPQDVLDEENTEAVIPTVIPSTRVAPDPGLLREAAQALASAQRPMFFVGDGVAYSGARAELERLAELVGAEVWESDAGEVNISYRHPLYQGMTGHMFGAASRPITSKGDAILICGTYMLPEVFPELGPIFAPGAKVIHIDLNAYEIAKNHPVDIAMLGDPKVGLGLLADQIEAAMSPAQREGAQRRAEQIASATAQRRDQAIAHDQAQRDRLPMPMSRFMADMAASLPADTLIFDEALTSSPPIGRYAQPAETGSYFLTRGGSLGVGFPGAIGAKLANPDRPVIGFSGDGGSMYTIQALWTAARYNVDVTFVVCNNGSYRLLQSNIDTYWAEREIPAHEYPLSFDLSFPPISFVDLARALGVGALRVSSPDEIGPAIQQARLAGGPVLIDLVLAGDVHPERIDPAHHAPLAI encoded by the coding sequence CTCACGCTGCAGGAGACGGTGGCGGTGATGATCGCCGACGGGTACGCCCGCGCGCGCCAGCGGCCCGCCCTGGTGCAGATCCACAGCTCGCCGGGGCTGGGCAACGCCATCGGGGCGCTCTACCAGGCCAAGCGCGGCCACGCGCCGCTGGTGGTGATCGGCGGCGACGCGGGCATTCGCTACCAGGCCATGGATGCGCAGATGGCCGCCGACCTGGTGGCCATGGCCGAGCCGGTGACCAAGTGGGCGACCATGGTGCACGATGCATCCTCGGTGCTGAGGGTGCTGCGCAGGGCGATCAAGATCGCCGCGACGCCGCCGATGGGGCCGGTGTACGTCTGCCTGCCGCAGGATGTGCTCGACGAGGAGAACACCGAGGCGGTCATCCCCACCGTCATCCCATCCACGCGGGTCGCGCCCGACCCCGGCCTCCTCCGCGAGGCCGCGCAGGCCCTGGCATCCGCCCAGCGCCCCATGTTCTTTGTGGGCGATGGCGTGGCCTACTCGGGTGCGCGCGCCGAGCTGGAGCGGCTGGCCGAGCTCGTGGGGGCCGAGGTCTGGGAGTCGGATGCGGGCGAGGTGAACATCAGCTACCGCCACCCGCTCTACCAGGGCATGACAGGGCACATGTTCGGCGCGGCCAGCAGGCCGATCACATCCAAGGGCGACGCCATCCTGATCTGCGGCACCTACATGTTGCCCGAGGTATTCCCCGAGCTGGGGCCGATCTTCGCGCCAGGGGCGAAGGTCATCCACATCGACCTCAACGCCTACGAGATCGCCAAAAACCACCCGGTCGACATCGCCATGCTGGGCGACCCCAAGGTAGGGCTGGGCTTGCTGGCCGACCAGATCGAGGCCGCCATGTCGCCAGCCCAGCGCGAGGGTGCGCAGCGGCGGGCCGAGCAGATCGCCAGCGCCACCGCGCAGCGCCGCGACCAGGCCATCGCCCACGACCAAGCCCAGCGCGACAGACTGCCCATGCCCATGTCGCGCTTCATGGCCGACATGGCGGCCAGTCTGCCCGCCGACACCCTGATCTTCGATGAGGCGCTCACCAGCTCGCCGCCGATCGGCCGCTACGCCCAGCCCGCAGAGACCGGCAGCTACTTCCTAACCAGGGGCGGCTCGCTGGGGGTCGGCTTCCCCGGCGCGATCGGGGCCAAGTTGGCCAACCCCGACCGCCCCGTGATCGGCTTCAGCGGCGACGGCGGCAGCATGTACACCATCCAGGCGCTGTGGACAGCGGCCCGCTACAACGTGGATGTCACCTTTGTGGTGTGCAACAACGGCTCGTACCGGCTGCTGCAGTCGAACATCGACACCTACTGGGCCGAGCGCGAGATCCCCGCGCACGAGTACCCGCTTAGCTTCGACCTCTCGTTCCCGCCGATCAGCTTCGTCGATCTGGCGCGCGCCCTGGGCGTCGGCGCGCTGCGGGTGAGCAGCCCCGACGAGATCGGCCCCGCTATTCAGCAGGCCCGGCTGGCGGGCGGCCCAGTGCTGATCGACCTGGTGCTGGCCGGCGATGTGCACCCCGAGCGGATCGACCCGGCCCACCACGCCCCGCTGGCGATCTAG
- a CDS encoding N-acyl-D-glucosamine 2-epimerase, with the protein MNDLRFTFSDTISGYISNFDRREMSFDLTTSDQRTFHVDLTGTTFSRIMENLEEPVTDVSARVAEKLDDGQYAHVYGIFAPAGAGLRFEAKTLVFPGEEVGQYRHEEPQWWVNQIHSIADSYLKWQFGYPQREIDYRNYRTFLHLAGEKRGDYLQETDTISRMVYGMASAYMLTGHERFLEAAERGTEYLREHMRFFDPDEDLIYWYHGIQVQGEREQKLLTSEFGDDFDSIPMYEQIYALAGPIQTYRITGDPRILSDAEHTVKLFDRFYIDREKGGYFSHIDPLSLDPRAESLAHNRARKNWNSVGDHAPAYLINLWLATGEPQYAEMLERTFDTIVEHFPDYDHSPFVQERFFEDWSHDSTWGWQQNRAVVGHNLKIAWNLMRMNSLKPKQEYAALASKIGQIMPGFGSDRQRGGWYDVVERSVEADVAAPHFVWHDRKAWWQQEQAILAYLILHGNQKDAESLRHAREAASFYNAFFLDHDDGGVYFNVLANGMPYLLGNERLKGNHSMSAYHSTELCYLSAVYINLLISKQPLDLHFKPQPNGFKDQILRVQPDILPAGSVRLEQVWVEDKPYANFDPAALTVTLPDSDRALRVRVRIAPVA; encoded by the coding sequence ATGAATGATCTGCGGTTCACCTTCTCGGACACGATCTCGGGCTACATCAGCAACTTCGACCGACGCGAGATGAGCTTCGACCTGACCACATCGGATCAGCGCACCTTCCACGTCGACCTGACGGGCACCACCTTCTCCCGGATCATGGAGAACCTTGAGGAGCCAGTGACGGACGTGTCGGCGCGCGTGGCCGAGAAGCTGGATGATGGCCAGTATGCCCACGTGTACGGCATCTTCGCCCCGGCTGGCGCGGGGCTGCGCTTCGAGGCCAAGACGCTGGTCTTCCCCGGCGAGGAGGTCGGGCAGTATCGGCACGAAGAGCCGCAGTGGTGGGTCAACCAGATCCACTCGATCGCCGACTCGTACCTGAAATGGCAGTTCGGCTACCCGCAGCGCGAGATCGACTACCGCAACTACCGCACCTTCCTGCACCTGGCGGGCGAGAAGCGCGGCGACTACCTGCAGGAGACCGACACGATCTCGCGCATGGTCTACGGCATGGCCTCGGCCTACATGCTCACCGGCCACGAGCGCTTCCTGGAGGCCGCCGAGCGCGGCACCGAGTACCTGCGCGAGCACATGCGCTTCTTCGACCCCGACGAAGACCTGATCTACTGGTACCACGGCATCCAGGTGCAGGGCGAGCGCGAGCAGAAGCTGCTGACATCCGAGTTCGGCGACGACTTCGACTCCATCCCCATGTACGAGCAGATCTACGCGCTGGCTGGCCCCATCCAGACCTACCGGATCACCGGCGACCCGCGCATCCTCTCGGACGCCGAGCACACCGTGAAGCTGTTCGACCGCTTCTACATCGACCGCGAGAAGGGCGGCTACTTCTCGCACATCGACCCGCTCTCGCTCGACCCGCGCGCCGAGTCGCTGGCCCACAACCGCGCGCGCAAGAACTGGAACTCGGTGGGCGACCACGCCCCGGCCTACCTGATCAACCTGTGGCTGGCCACCGGCGAGCCGCAGTACGCCGAGATGCTGGAGCGCACCTTCGACACCATCGTCGAGCACTTCCCCGACTACGACCATAGCCCGTTCGTGCAGGAGCGCTTCTTCGAGGACTGGAGCCACGACAGCACCTGGGGCTGGCAGCAGAACCGCGCCGTGGTGGGCCACAACCTCAAGATCGCGTGGAACCTGATGCGCATGAACAGCCTCAAGCCCAAGCAGGAGTACGCGGCGCTGGCCAGCAAGATCGGCCAGATCATGCCGGGCTTCGGCAGCGACCGCCAGCGCGGCGGCTGGTACGACGTGGTCGAGCGCAGCGTCGAGGCCGATGTGGCCGCGCCCCACTTTGTCTGGCACGACCGCAAGGCCTGGTGGCAGCAGGAGCAGGCCATCCTGGCCTACCTCATCCTGCACGGCAACCAGAAGGACGCCGAGTCGCTGCGCCACGCCCGCGAGGCCGCATCGTTCTACAACGCCTTCTTCCTCGATCACGACGACGGCGGCGTGTACTTCAACGTGCTGGCCAACGGCATGCCCTACCTGCTGGGCAACGAGCGGCTGAAGGGCAACCACTCGATGAGCGCCTACCACTCCACCGAGCTGTGCTACCTCTCGGCGGTGTACATCAACCTGCTGATCAGCAAGCAGCCGCTCGATCTGCACTTCAAGCCCCAGCCAAACGGCTTCAAAGATCAGATCCTGCGCGTCCAGCCCGACATCCTGCCCGCTGGCAGCGTTCGCCTGGAGCAGGTGTGGGTCGAAGACAAGCCCTACGCCAACTTCGACCCCGCCGCGCTGACCGTGACCCTACCCGATAGCGACCGGGCGCTGCGCGTGCGGGTGCGGATCGCACCCGTAGCCTAG
- the glgX gene encoding glycogen debranching protein GlgX has protein sequence MTTVTTARERIDSHPTHSYGPFKLRAGRPLPFGATLVPSGVNFAIYSRHATECTLVLFQRGDPQPMIEIPFPHEFRIGDVFTMIVFDLDIETIEYGFRLEGPYDPSSGHRFDASKILLDPYAKGVSGRDTWGQPPDWDNAFQHRSFLIYDDFDWESDTPLRIPMEDLIIYEMHVRGFTRHPSSGSRHPGTFAALREKIPYLRQLGVNCVELLPIFEFDEHENSRPNPATGETLLNYWGYSTVGFFAPKAGYAATARLGMQADELKTLVKELHRNGIEVILDVVFNHTAEGNEHGPMISFRGIDNQTYYMLTPEGYYYNFSGTGNTLNCNNPIVRDLVCDCLRYWVSEYHIDGFRFDLAAILGRAPSGAPLSNPPLLESLAYDPVLGTCKLIAEAWDAGGLYQVGTFPSYGRWAEWNGKYRDAMRRFLKGDAGLVGEVSQRVQGSPDIYAWRGPTASVNFFTCHDGFTLADLVSYNQKHNDANGEGNRDGGDDNNSWNCGWEGPTDDPGVLALRRRQIKNALALLLVSQGVPMIQMGDELGRTQQGNNNTYCHDSELNWLDWSMVESNAELLRFARACIHFRRAHPALRSHQHFRNTDYMGSGFADITWHGTQAWNADWSDGSRVLAFMLCGKHAKGGTASDSNIYVAINMYWDALSFEIPTLPAGRMWSVFANTGAESPGDCSMPGDEPLLPDQRSILVGGRSIVILIGQ, from the coding sequence ATGACTACCGTAACAACAGCCCGAGAGCGGATCGATTCGCACCCGACCCACAGCTACGGTCCGTTTAAGCTGCGCGCTGGCCGCCCGCTGCCGTTCGGGGCCACGCTGGTGCCCAGCGGCGTGAACTTCGCGATCTACTCGCGGCACGCCACCGAGTGCACCCTAGTGCTGTTCCAGCGCGGCGATCCGCAGCCCATGATCGAGATCCCGTTCCCCCACGAGTTCCGCATCGGCGACGTGTTCACCATGATCGTGTTCGACCTGGACATCGAGACGATCGAGTACGGCTTTCGGCTTGAGGGGCCTTACGACCCCTCAAGCGGCCACCGCTTCGACGCGAGCAAGATCTTGCTCGACCCCTACGCCAAGGGGGTGAGCGGGCGCGACACCTGGGGCCAGCCGCCCGACTGGGACAACGCCTTCCAGCACCGCAGCTTCCTGATCTACGATGATTTTGACTGGGAGTCGGACACGCCGCTGCGCATCCCGATGGAGGATCTGATCATCTACGAGATGCACGTGCGCGGCTTCACCCGCCATCCGTCCTCGGGCAGCCGCCACCCAGGCACCTTCGCGGCGCTGCGCGAGAAGATCCCCTACCTGCGCCAGCTGGGCGTGAACTGCGTCGAGCTGCTGCCGATCTTCGAGTTCGACGAGCACGAGAACAGCAGGCCCAACCCCGCCACCGGCGAGACCCTGCTGAACTACTGGGGCTATAGCACGGTCGGCTTCTTCGCGCCCAAGGCGGGCTACGCCGCCACCGCGCGGCTGGGCATGCAGGCCGACGAGCTGAAGACGCTGGTGAAGGAGCTGCACCGCAACGGCATCGAGGTCATCCTCGATGTGGTGTTCAACCACACCGCCGAGGGCAACGAGCACGGCCCGATGATCTCGTTCCGTGGGATCGACAACCAGACCTACTATATGCTCACGCCCGAGGGCTACTACTACAACTTCAGCGGCACCGGGAACACGCTCAACTGCAACAACCCGATCGTGCGCGATCTGGTGTGCGACTGCCTGCGCTACTGGGTGTCGGAATATCATATCGACGGCTTCCGCTTCGACCTGGCGGCCATCCTTGGCCGCGCGCCATCGGGCGCGCCGCTCTCGAACCCGCCGCTGCTTGAGTCGCTGGCCTACGACCCTGTGCTGGGCACCTGCAAGCTGATCGCCGAGGCATGGGATGCGGGCGGGCTCTACCAGGTGGGCACCTTCCCATCCTACGGGCGCTGGGCCGAGTGGAACGGCAAGTACCGCGACGCCATGCGCCGCTTCCTGAAGGGCGACGCCGGGCTGGTGGGCGAGGTAAGCCAGCGCGTGCAGGGCTCGCCCGACATCTACGCCTGGCGCGGCCCCACCGCCTCGGTCAACTTCTTCACCTGCCACGATGGCTTCACCCTGGCCGACCTGGTGTCGTACAACCAGAAGCACAACGACGCCAACGGCGAGGGCAACCGCGACGGCGGCGACGACAACAACAGCTGGAACTGCGGCTGGGAGGGGCCGACCGACGACCCGGGCGTGCTGGCCCTGCGGCGGCGGCAGATCAAGAACGCGCTGGCGCTGCTGCTGGTGAGCCAGGGCGTGCCCATGATCCAGATGGGCGACGAGCTGGGGCGCACCCAGCAGGGCAACAACAACACCTACTGCCACGACTCCGAGCTGAACTGGCTCGACTGGTCGATGGTCGAGTCGAACGCCGAGCTGCTGCGCTTCGCCCGCGCCTGCATCCACTTCCGCCGCGCCCACCCGGCGCTACGCAGCCACCAGCACTTTCGCAACACCGACTACATGGGCAGCGGCTTCGCCGACATCACATGGCACGGCACCCAGGCCTGGAACGCCGACTGGTCGGATGGCAGCCGCGTGCTGGCCTTCATGCTCTGCGGCAAGCACGCCAAGGGCGGTACCGCCAGCGACAGCAACATCTACGTGGCGATCAACATGTACTGGGATGCCCTCAGCTTCGAGATCCCGACGCTGCCAGCGGGGCGCATGTGGTCGGTGTTCGCCAACACCGGGGCCGAGTCGCCCGGCGACTGCTCGATGCCCGGCGACGAGCCGCTTCTTCCCGATCAGCGCAGCATCCTGGTGGGTGGGCGCTCGATCGTCATCCTTATTGGCCAGTAG
- a CDS encoding STAS domain-containing protein, with the protein MAFVANLELTDGVARISLAGELDASVTPRFRTLVEEAEQHRARRIVLLMNELTYMSSAGIRELVFLKQKMGPHVDVYLVGTQELVLEAITMTGVQHSVILLDQYIPEQIEQREAA; encoded by the coding sequence ATGGCCTTCGTTGCAAACCTTGAGCTTACCGATGGGGTCGCCCGCATCTCGCTCGCGGGCGAGCTCGACGCCAGCGTGACCCCGCGCTTCCGCACCCTGGTGGAGGAGGCCGAGCAGCACCGCGCGCGGCGGATCGTGCTGCTGATGAACGAACTGACCTACATGTCCAGCGCGGGCATCCGCGAGCTGGTCTTCCTGAAGCAGAAGATGGGGCCGCACGTGGATGTCTACCTGGTGGGCACGCAGGAACTGGTGCTGGAGGCGATCACAATGACCGGCGTGCAGCACAGCGTGATCTTGCTCGACCAGTACATCCCCGAGCAGATCGAGCAGCGCGAGGCGGCCTAG
- a CDS encoding thiamine biosynthesis protein ThiJ, with product MRLDGKKIGVLIESDFYEDEIFYYRHRFAEEGAELHFLTRLWGQPEQTFHGHEYRAPLVCGESFESIDDDQLRSYAAIIVPSGMVADRLRYTEDPRAIPPATAFLRRAFAQPDVVKGIICHGMWLVARTPELVRDRPVTVHNNLIGDALNMGARYTDRDLVVDGDLVTARTGAHCHLLARQILDMLYAQTR from the coding sequence ATGCGCCTTGATGGAAAAAAGATCGGCGTCCTGATCGAGAGCGACTTCTACGAAGATGAGATCTTCTACTATCGGCACCGCTTTGCCGAGGAGGGGGCCGAGCTGCACTTCCTGACCCGCCTGTGGGGCCAGCCCGAGCAGACCTTCCACGGCCACGAGTACCGCGCCCCGCTGGTGTGCGGCGAGAGCTTCGAGTCGATCGACGACGATCAGCTGCGTAGCTACGCCGCGATCATCGTGCCCTCGGGCATGGTGGCCGACCGGCTGCGCTACACCGAGGATCCGCGCGCCATCCCACCGGCCACCGCGTTCCTGCGGCGGGCCTTCGCCCAGCCGGATGTGGTGAAGGGCATCATCTGCCACGGCATGTGGCTGGTGGCGCGCACCCCCGAGCTGGTGCGCGACCGTCCGGTGACGGTGCACAACAACCTGATCGGCGACGCCCTGAACATGGGCGCGCGCTACACCGACCGCGACCTCGTGGTCGACGGCGACCTTGTCACCGCGCGCACCGGGGCGCACTGCCACCTGCTGGCCCGGCAGATCCTCGACATGCTCTACGCCCAGACCCGATAG
- a CDS encoding STAS domain-containing protein encodes MQIFIQTIDAATVVTINGELDGKTAPIIQAQLAQACAPGCQIALDMQHVNYLSSAGLRMLLMLNRQIAGLNGRIVMVGLSSDLIDTLAETGFLAYLQIEETLDLGLVALHKNFEAQDDYRNNSPRADRFAPDPQLRSV; translated from the coding sequence ATGCAGATCTTTATTCAGACAATTGATGCGGCGACCGTGGTGACGATCAACGGCGAGCTGGATGGCAAGACCGCGCCGATCATCCAGGCCCAGCTGGCCCAGGCGTGCGCGCCGGGCTGCCAGATCGCGCTGGACATGCAGCATGTCAACTACCTCTCCAGCGCGGGCCTGCGCATGCTGCTGATGCTCAACCGGCAGATCGCCGGGCTGAATGGGCGGATCGTGATGGTGGGGCTTAGCTCCGATCTGATCGACACCCTCGCCGAGACTGGCTTCCTCGCCTACCTCCAGATCGAGGAGACGCTTGACCTGGGGCTTGTGGCGCTACACAAGAACTTCGAGGCACAGGATGACTACCGTAACAACAGCCCGAGAGCGGATCGATTCGCACCCGACCCACAGCTACGGTCCGTTTAA